The Ancylobacter sp. WKF20 genome contains a region encoding:
- a CDS encoding FecR domain-containing protein, whose translation MDRPSHPPRALSDEALGFIVRLNSGEAQPADRAAFTAWRELSADHEAAAREAEQLWGEASELHQDPRTGLIRPGASARPRRSGLSRRAMLGGAAGLGVVGAGGAWMAGLLGARPDIATGTGEVRTVTLADRSRVTLNARSALALDFSPARRGVQLLAGQAFFEVAPDPARPFEVAAGAGRVRALGTAFDIDANRGDGSLAVGVTEHAVEVTGTTVLTLNAGERVEIAGNGRLGPVTLQPADVTLAWRSGLFIAEDRPLADILAALRPYDAGWILARGEGIKALRVNAVLDLRTPDLSLAALAQGLPIRVMQLSPYLTVVSAS comes from the coding sequence ATGGATCGTCCTTCCCATCCGCCCCGTGCGCTGTCCGACGAGGCGCTCGGCTTCATCGTGCGGCTCAATTCCGGTGAGGCGCAGCCCGCCGACCGCGCCGCTTTCACCGCCTGGCGGGAGCTGAGCGCCGATCATGAGGCGGCCGCGCGCGAGGCCGAGCAGCTCTGGGGCGAGGCGTCGGAGCTGCATCAGGATCCGCGGACCGGCCTGATCCGCCCTGGTGCCTCCGCTCGCCCGCGTCGAAGCGGCCTGTCGCGCCGGGCAATGCTGGGCGGCGCCGCCGGTCTTGGCGTCGTGGGGGCGGGCGGGGCGTGGATGGCGGGGCTTCTCGGCGCACGGCCGGACATCGCCACAGGCACGGGCGAGGTGCGCACGGTGACGCTCGCCGACCGCTCGCGCGTCACGCTGAACGCCCGCAGCGCCCTCGCGCTGGATTTCTCCCCGGCGCGGCGGGGCGTGCAGCTGCTCGCCGGGCAGGCCTTCTTCGAGGTGGCCCCCGATCCGGCACGCCCCTTCGAGGTGGCGGCGGGCGCGGGCCGCGTGCGTGCCCTCGGCACCGCTTTCGACATCGACGCCAATCGCGGCGATGGCTCGCTCGCGGTCGGCGTCACCGAACATGCCGTCGAGGTGACCGGCACCACCGTCCTGACGCTGAACGCCGGCGAGCGTGTCGAGATCGCCGGCAATGGCCGCCTTGGCCCCGTCACCCTTCAGCCCGCCGACGTCACCCTCGCCTGGCGCTCGGGCCTGTTCATCGCCGAGGATCGCCCGCTCGCCGACATCCTCGCGGCGCTCCGGCCCTACGATGCCGGCTGGATCCTCGCGCGCGGGGAGGGGATCAAGGCGCTCCGGGTCAATGCGGTGCTGGACCTGCGCACCCCCGACCTGTCGCTCGCCGCCCTCGCGCAGGGCCTGCCGATCCGCGTGATGCAGCTCTCGCCCTACCTCACCGTCGTGTCGGCGAGCTGA